In the Halodesulfovibrio sp. genome, one interval contains:
- a CDS encoding arginine N-succinyltransferase, with the protein MRFIVRGAQHEDLQELCRLAVQAPLLSLQAKPDILAERIETSIQSFAEKLPPEASIYQFVCEDLATKKLAGASTLFGSYISESSPQHYIEVIDKDESQQYRRGVETRRFSGLGGLLVDSMFRNTHYKLGSQLSHVRMLYAGMRPERFTPTLVLELLGKVNTKGQSYFWNCFGKKFTGMEFSEAFERICCNDREFIDMFPKEYELPHGCSKARISENSVPLSSRGSQCLSKRLGFTFQNKVDPVDGALYYSAEYCNLVPLQKAAWYSYKQGNIKGNLHLLATLTKNGEFYGAMTHCGFQNGTAVIRNNICDALRAADSGSIFIAPRC; encoded by the coding sequence ATGCGATTTATTGTGCGAGGGGCTCAACATGAAGACCTTCAGGAATTGTGTCGCTTAGCAGTTCAGGCTCCTTTATTAAGCCTGCAAGCAAAGCCGGATATTTTAGCTGAACGAATTGAAACCAGCATCCAGTCTTTTGCAGAAAAGCTGCCGCCGGAAGCATCCATCTATCAGTTTGTATGTGAAGATTTAGCAACGAAAAAACTCGCCGGAGCATCTACGCTTTTTGGGTCATATATATCCGAATCCAGCCCGCAACATTATATTGAGGTTATTGATAAGGATGAATCCCAGCAATACCGAAGAGGTGTTGAGACCAGACGTTTCAGCGGTCTGGGAGGACTCCTTGTAGACAGCATGTTCCGCAATACACATTACAAATTAGGCTCCCAGCTGAGTCATGTGCGCATGCTTTATGCAGGTATGAGACCGGAACGTTTCACGCCTACCCTTGTCTTAGAACTGCTCGGCAAGGTTAATACAAAAGGACAGTCCTACTTCTGGAACTGTTTTGGAAAAAAATTTACTGGGATGGAATTTTCAGAAGCTTTTGAGCGGATATGTTGCAATGATCGAGAATTTATCGACATGTTCCCAAAAGAATACGAATTGCCGCACGGCTGCTCCAAGGCACGTATCAGTGAGAACTCTGTCCCCTTGTCTTCCCGCGGCTCACAATGCCTTTCTAAACGGCTGGGTTTCACATTTCAAAATAAAGTCGACCCAGTAGACGGTGCTTTGTACTACAGCGCAGAATACTGCAATCTGGTTCCGCTGCAAAAAGCTGCATGGTACTCCTATAAGCAGGGGAACATCAAAGGCAATCTGCATTTACTGGCGACGCTCACGAAAAATGGTGAGTTCTACGGAGCCATGACACACTGCGGCTTTCAAAACGGAACAGCTGTTATTCGCAACAATATATGCGATGCCCTGCGGGCAGCAGACAGTGGATCAATTTTCATTGCCCCGCGCTGCTAA
- a CDS encoding SpoIIE family protein phosphatase, whose amino-acid sequence MPLIYLTRASVVVAMRNAEERSLSNILHLVELNIDSSYSRLLSSKFTTVTERKANLRQTAVRVSTFLNELPDSNVNAAVKMVNSLNSVSKNTTRVFLYDTKGDLISGLVDIDAKYSLCNIQDMKDRDLAQVAVPENLPPDGEFTVFQHARSTEKAKSLVFFFPMVSKGWSIGVFTSLADIQAAADVQLSKLISSLAATFSKISVYETGYITLFSGTGEVMINTSLQQPDTSVQAAIINAAGSGHRTMTINDPVAGEIEFRFVYIRPLDWYVLVAAPVAEIQKPAYTLFNQQVAIIFFIAIWGFLFALFIAQRLIKPIEMLSNFALRLPRQDFTEQNVINELTAELPVKRTDEVGDLARSIRFMCEELNESVSTMMAATAAKERIQSELVVAREIQEGMLPKTFPAYPDRNEFTLYAALDSAKEVGGDLYDFFFVDDDHLCLVVGDVSDNGVPAALYMAVTVATIRSTMQEGVPVHVAMEKINDVLSQDNPRSMFVTLFIGVLHVPTGTMQFASGGHLPPVLVHNGKPHNVHGVSGLVVGGMEGSTYTSFELQLEKNDTLFIYTDGVTEAMNKQKELYGTDRLLALMEAKSSLRLGDLLYEVRKDVDAFSDGAPQSDDITMLVLRYKGSEQSFL is encoded by the coding sequence TTGCCATTAATATATTTAACAAGAGCAAGTGTTGTTGTTGCAATGCGTAATGCAGAAGAACGTTCTCTTTCTAATATACTTCATCTAGTAGAACTGAATATCGACAGCAGTTATTCTCGTCTGCTTTCTTCCAAGTTTACAACTGTAACAGAACGAAAAGCAAATTTACGTCAAACAGCTGTTCGCGTCAGTACTTTTTTAAATGAACTTCCAGACAGCAATGTCAATGCTGCTGTTAAAATGGTAAATTCATTGAATAGTGTATCTAAAAATACGACGCGTGTTTTTCTTTATGATACCAAAGGGGATTTAATTTCCGGTCTTGTAGATATAGATGCGAAATATTCTCTTTGTAATATACAAGATATGAAAGATCGAGACCTTGCACAGGTCGCTGTTCCAGAGAATTTACCGCCTGATGGCGAATTTACTGTATTTCAACATGCACGTTCTACAGAGAAAGCAAAATCGTTAGTGTTCTTTTTTCCGATGGTCAGTAAAGGATGGTCCATCGGAGTGTTTACCTCGCTGGCAGATATTCAAGCTGCCGCAGACGTGCAGCTCTCTAAGCTAATTTCATCGCTTGCTGCCACATTCTCCAAAATATCTGTATACGAAACGGGCTACATCACACTTTTTTCCGGTACGGGAGAGGTGATGATTAATACATCATTGCAACAGCCGGATACATCTGTGCAGGCGGCGATTATTAACGCTGCGGGTAGCGGACATCGAACTATGACCATTAATGATCCGGTAGCTGGTGAAATAGAGTTCCGATTTGTATATATACGTCCGCTGGACTGGTACGTACTTGTTGCAGCACCAGTTGCAGAAATTCAGAAGCCTGCCTACACGCTGTTTAATCAGCAAGTAGCAATCATTTTTTTTATTGCTATTTGGGGCTTTCTTTTTGCCTTATTTATTGCACAGCGTCTGATAAAACCCATAGAGATGTTATCAAACTTTGCACTGCGCTTGCCCCGTCAGGACTTCACAGAGCAAAATGTTATTAACGAACTTACTGCTGAGTTGCCTGTCAAACGTACTGATGAAGTTGGTGACCTTGCACGCTCTATCCGTTTTATGTGTGAGGAGCTGAACGAAAGCGTATCTACCATGATGGCTGCGACGGCTGCCAAAGAACGTATTCAAAGCGAACTTGTTGTTGCTCGTGAAATTCAGGAAGGAATGCTGCCCAAAACATTTCCTGCCTACCCTGATCGTAATGAATTTACTTTGTATGCTGCTCTTGATTCCGCAAAAGAAGTTGGAGGCGATTTATATGATTTCTTTTTTGTGGACGATGACCATCTTTGCCTTGTTGTAGGTGATGTTTCAGATAATGGCGTGCCAGCTGCTTTGTACATGGCTGTTACGGTTGCGACGATTCGCTCGACAATGCAGGAAGGCGTACCGGTGCATGTTGCGATGGAAAAAATAAATGATGTATTAAGTCAGGACAACCCTCGCAGTATGTTTGTTACTCTGTTTATTGGAGTATTGCATGTGCCTACTGGCACAATGCAGTTTGCAAGCGGTGGTCACTTGCCACCTGTGCTTGTGCATAATGGAAAGCCACACAACGTACACGGTGTCAGCGGGTTAGTTGTTGGTGGTATGGAAGGTAGTACGTACACGTCTTTTGAATTGCAACTTGAGAAAAATGACACCCTTTTTATCTACACAGACGGCGTGACTGAAGCTATGAATAAGCAAAAAGAGCTCTATGGTACTGATCGTCTTTTGGCTTTGATGGAAGCAAAAAGTTCATTACGTCTTGGTGACTTGTTGTATGAAGTCCGGAAGGATGTTGATGCCTTTAGCGACGGTGCACCTCAGTCGGATGACATCACGATGCTTGTACTTCGATATAAAGGCTCTGAGCAGAGCTTTTTGTGA
- a CDS encoding STAS domain-containing protein: MQLNVTQKDDFFILQVNGRMDAANSVQFENECMALFENGMRCAVVDLGKVEYISSAGLRSILVLAKKLRSEHGEIRFCELHGMVEEVFTISGFNSMFAIYDSCDAALAKRA, encoded by the coding sequence ATGCAACTTAATGTCACACAAAAAGATGATTTCTTTATTCTACAAGTAAACGGTCGTATGGATGCCGCTAACTCAGTTCAATTCGAAAATGAATGCATGGCTCTTTTTGAAAATGGAATGCGCTGCGCTGTCGTAGACTTAGGTAAGGTTGAATATATCAGCTCCGCTGGTCTCAGAAGCATTCTTGTTCTTGCAAAAAAGCTCCGGTCTGAACATGGAGAGATTCGCTTTTGTGAATTACATGGAATGGTTGAAGAAGTTTTTACTATTTCCGGATTTAACAGCATGTTCGCCATTTATGATAGTTGCGATGCAGCATTAGCAAAGAGAGCATGA
- a CDS encoding ATP-binding protein, with product MSDILNLPASLESLIPLHKFISCKAENDKIPAMQVKRIELVIEELIVNLVEHADLSKNSNVSIKWSIETDARTNKRQCVLHIHDWSHEFNPLTAPPPDISADIDRRAIGGLGLHFVRTMSDACVYNRYNNTNILRLAFNLPCE from the coding sequence ATGAGCGACATTCTGAATCTTCCAGCATCACTGGAAAGCCTTATTCCGCTTCATAAATTTATTTCCTGCAAAGCAGAAAATGATAAGATACCTGCAATGCAGGTTAAACGTATCGAACTCGTCATCGAGGAGCTTATAGTCAACCTTGTAGAACACGCCGACCTAAGCAAAAACAGTAATGTTTCTATAAAATGGAGCATTGAAACTGATGCCCGAACCAACAAGCGGCAGTGTGTACTACATATTCACGACTGGAGTCATGAATTCAACCCGCTTACCGCCCCGCCCCCAGACATTAGCGCCGACATCGACCGCCGTGCTATCGGCGGACTCGGATTGCATTTTGTACGCACCATGAGTGATGCATGTGTTTACAACCGATACAACAATACCAACATACTTCGATTAGCATTTAATTTACCGTGCGAATAA
- a CDS encoding sigma-54 dependent transcriptional regulator has protein sequence MPATEPTVFTHLLAVCDSIAQGSYDQARDLYQLTQTETTPAIVSELAEAFGLMLVKLEAREFHLEQIIEELTATRDKLEQARALLAKENTSLKRDLQNKYAAVNIIGSNSKMQSLLKQLERVADAPVTVLLAGETGVGKDLLAKTLHYSSTRASHPYVALNCSAIPETLLESELFGIEKGVASGVSARVGRFEQADGGTLFLDEIGDMPLASQAKILRVIENGEVERVGGRDTITINTRLIAATHKDLQAMVKEGTFREDLFYRLNVLQLEIPPLRERPDDIPLLVKHFLETSVVQIGREIRGLSPEAMHALTQYDWPGNVRQLENEVARAVVLSQNETIGISDLSPKFAPAASTTQQPTAAGIFELMPLRNAEIQLIRMALKKSNNNKSEAARILGISREGLRKKLNRYKL, from the coding sequence ATGCCCGCTACTGAACCTACTGTTTTTACGCATCTACTTGCTGTATGTGATTCCATTGCTCAGGGAAGCTACGATCAAGCGCGAGATCTTTACCAACTAACGCAGACGGAAACTACTCCCGCGATTGTTTCAGAGCTGGCAGAAGCTTTTGGTCTTATGCTGGTAAAGTTGGAAGCTCGAGAGTTTCACCTCGAACAAATAATCGAAGAACTCACAGCTACCCGCGACAAACTAGAGCAGGCACGGGCACTGCTCGCTAAAGAAAACACATCGCTAAAGCGCGACCTTCAAAACAAGTATGCAGCGGTTAACATCATTGGCAGTAACAGTAAGATGCAATCACTTCTCAAGCAGCTTGAGCGTGTTGCAGATGCTCCGGTAACGGTGCTGTTAGCCGGAGAAACCGGCGTCGGAAAAGATTTGCTGGCGAAAACACTACACTATTCAAGCACCCGTGCTTCGCACCCTTATGTAGCGCTAAACTGCTCTGCAATCCCTGAAACTCTTCTTGAAAGTGAATTGTTCGGTATTGAAAAAGGGGTGGCATCCGGTGTGAGTGCAAGAGTAGGCAGGTTTGAACAGGCAGACGGCGGGACGCTTTTTCTTGATGAGATTGGTGACATGCCACTCGCCAGTCAGGCTAAAATTTTGCGCGTCATCGAAAATGGAGAAGTCGAACGGGTTGGCGGTAGAGACACCATTACAATTAACACCCGCCTGATAGCAGCGACACACAAAGATCTGCAAGCCATGGTAAAGGAAGGTACATTCAGGGAAGACCTTTTCTATCGATTAAACGTGCTACAACTAGAAATCCCACCGTTACGGGAACGCCCTGACGACATCCCACTTCTGGTTAAACATTTTCTTGAAACTTCAGTTGTGCAGATTGGACGTGAAATTCGTGGACTTTCCCCTGAAGCTATGCACGCTCTGACCCAATATGACTGGCCGGGAAACGTGCGTCAGCTAGAGAATGAAGTAGCAAGAGCTGTTGTTCTTTCTCAAAATGAAACAATTGGCATCAGTGATCTTTCTCCGAAATTTGCTCCAGCAGCAAGTACTACACAACAACCTACAGCAGCAGGCATATTTGAACTTATGCCACTACGAAATGCAGAGATTCAACTAATCAGAATGGCTTTGAAAAAATCGAACAATAATAAGTCAGAAGCTGCGCGTATCCTTGGGATTTCGCGGGAAGGATTACGAAAAAAGCTCAACCGCTACAAGTTGTAG